From the Natrarchaeobaculum aegyptiacum genome, one window contains:
- a CDS encoding Zn-ribbon domain-containing OB-fold protein: MTDAGEPTRPAPEITPETRRYWEAAAEGRLLLRECQDCGLVFHYPRALCPDCFGETDWREATGVGEVYSYSVTRRIEGWPTDDLPLIVAYVELEEGPRMVTNLECDPDAVSVGTPVEVRFREQGPETVVPVFVPVPAGD, encoded by the coding sequence ATGACCGACGCTGGCGAACCGACCCGTCCAGCGCCGGAGATTACTCCGGAGACGCGACGATACTGGGAGGCAGCCGCCGAGGGCCGTCTCTTGCTCCGGGAGTGTCAGGACTGTGGGCTCGTCTTCCACTACCCACGGGCGCTCTGCCCGGACTGTTTCGGCGAGACGGACTGGCGCGAGGCAACGGGCGTGGGAGAGGTCTACTCGTACTCCGTCACGCGGCGAATCGAAGGATGGCCCACCGACGACCTTCCGTTGATCGTCGCCTACGTCGAACTCGAGGAGGGGCCGCGGATGGTGACGAATCTCGAGTGTGATCCGGATGCAGTGTCGGTCGGGACGCCAGTCGAGGTCCGGTTCAGAGAGCAGGGCCCGGAGACGGTGGTTCCCGTCTTCGTTCCCGTTCCAGCCGGCGACTGA
- a CDS encoding thiolase domain-containing protein: MTTRDPVYVAGAFEHPTREAPEKSTLQLHAEVARGALEDAGLEKGAVDAYFTAGVPQSEGTFPPHYMADYLGLDVSYVETTDGGGSSYISHVGHAASAIRDGRCDVALVTLAGRPRSRGEATGSGVRAVRTVQDSVERVYGATNLSMYGMAARRHMDEYGTTAEQLAEIRVAASHHAQYNEHAMYPDPVTVEDVLESPLVADPLHLLDCCVISDGGGALVIVSEDVRAGLERECVEVLGFGETVDHHDGGRIDLTRTGAEQSGPRAFEEAGLGPEHVDYASIYDSFTITVLEAIEDLGFCRKGEGGSFVEGGALEAPDGALPFNTDGGGLCSNHPANRGGMTKVIEAVRQLRGEANPAVQVDADIALAHGTGGSIGTRHGAATVVLGGEDR; this comes from the coding sequence ATGACGACGCGTGATCCAGTGTACGTCGCGGGGGCGTTCGAACACCCCACGCGGGAGGCACCCGAGAAGTCGACGCTCCAGCTCCACGCCGAGGTCGCCCGTGGGGCGCTCGAGGACGCCGGCCTCGAGAAAGGCGCCGTCGACGCGTACTTCACCGCGGGAGTGCCCCAGAGCGAGGGGACGTTTCCACCGCATTACATGGCCGACTACCTCGGGCTCGACGTCTCGTACGTCGAGACGACCGACGGCGGCGGATCGTCGTACATCAGCCACGTCGGTCACGCTGCGAGCGCGATCAGGGACGGACGATGTGACGTCGCGCTCGTGACCCTCGCCGGCCGCCCGCGTTCCCGGGGCGAGGCGACCGGTTCGGGCGTCCGAGCGGTGCGTACCGTACAGGACAGCGTCGAGCGAGTCTACGGCGCGACCAACCTCTCGATGTACGGCATGGCCGCCCGGCGTCACATGGACGAGTACGGCACCACCGCAGAACAGCTGGCCGAGATCCGCGTCGCCGCGTCCCACCACGCCCAGTACAACGAGCACGCGATGTACCCCGATCCCGTGACCGTCGAGGATGTCCTCGAGTCGCCGCTGGTCGCCGATCCGCTCCACCTGCTCGACTGCTGTGTCATCTCGGACGGCGGCGGTGCACTGGTGATCGTCTCCGAAGACGTTCGCGCCGGCCTCGAGCGCGAGTGCGTCGAAGTACTCGGGTTCGGCGAGACGGTCGACCACCACGACGGCGGTCGGATCGATCTGACGCGAACCGGAGCCGAACAGTCGGGCCCGCGAGCGTTCGAGGAGGCAGGGCTCGGCCCCGAACACGTCGACTACGCGTCGATCTACGACTCGTTTACCATCACCGTCCTGGAGGCGATAGAGGACCTTGGATTCTGCCGCAAGGGCGAGGGTGGATCGTTCGTCGAAGGTGGCGCGCTCGAGGCACCCGACGGTGCGTTACCGTTCAACACCGACGGCGGCGGCCTGTGTTCGAACCATCCCGCGAACCGCGGCGGGATGACGAAGGTGATCGAGGCGGTCAGACAGCTCCGCGGGGAAGCGAATCCGGCAGTACAGGTCGACGCCGATATCGCGCTCGCTCACGGGACTGGCGGCAGCATCGGGACTCGCCACGGCGCGGCAACGGTGGTCCTCGGGGGTGAAGACCGATGA